The sequence GGTTGAAAAAGAAAACACCCTGTTGGTTAAACCTGCCTTTCAATAAACAAATTCCATTTAGCCGTAAACGCTTAACAAGCCATTTAACACTATATCTTTGCACTCAATGAGCGCAGTTTCGCTTCAAAAAATACTGGTAATACAAACGGCCTTTATCGGCGATGCTATTTTGGCAAGTGGTGTGCTTGAAAAACTGCACCAACATCATCCCAATGCCCGTATTGATTTTTTGGTACGCAAAGGAAACGAGAGCCTTTATGCCGGACATCCTTTTATAAACACTCTGCTTGTTTGGAATAAAAAAGAGGGCAAATACAAACACTTGTGGCAGCTATTGAAAACCATACGAAACACTAAGTATGATATGGTAATCAACCTGCAACGCTTTGCTGCTTCGGGCTTTCTCACTGCATTTTCAGGGGGAAAACAAACCGTTGGTTTTAGCAAAAACCCGTTATCGTTTTTATTTACCCAACGAATACCGCACCAATACCAACGCCACGAAATTGAGCG comes from Bacteroidota bacterium and encodes:
- a CDS encoding glycosyltransferase family 9 protein codes for the protein MSAVSLQKILVIQTAFIGDAILASGVLEKLHQHHPNARIDFLVRKGNESLYAGHPFINTLLVWNKKEGKYKHLWQLLKTIRNTKYDMVINLQRFAASGFLTAFSGGKQTVGFSKNPLSFLFTQRIPHQYQRHEIER